A genome region from Canis lupus dingo isolate Sandy chromosome 7, ASM325472v2, whole genome shotgun sequence includes the following:
- the RNF2 gene encoding E3 ubiquitin-protein ligase RING2, producing MSQAVQTNGTQPLSKTWELSLYELQRTPQEAITDGLEIVVSPRSLHSELMCPICLDMLKNTMTTKECLHRFCADCIITALRSGNKECPTCRKKLVSKRSLRPDPNFDALISKIYPSRDEYEAHQERVLARINKHNNQQALSHSIEEGLKIQAMNRLQRGKKQQIENGSGAEDNGDSSHCSNASTHSNQEAGPSNKRTKTSDDSGLELDNNNATVAIDPVMDGASEIELVFRPHPTLMEKDDSAQTRYIKTSGNATVDHLSKYLAVRLALEELRSKGESNQMNLDTASEKQYTIYIATASGQFTVLNGSFSLELVSEKYWKVNKPMELYYAPTKEHK from the exons ATGTCTCAGGCTGTGCAGACAAACGGAACTCAACCATTAAGCAAAACATGGGAACTCAGTTTATATGAATTACAACGAACACCTCAG GAGGCAATAACGGATGGCTTGGAAATTGTGGTTTCACCTCGAAGTCTACACAGTGAATTAATGTGCCCAATTTGTTTGGATATGTTGAAAAACACCATGACTACAAAGGAGTGTTTGCATCGTTTTTGTGCAGACTGCATTATCACAGCCCTCAGAAGTGG CAATAAAGAATGTCCTACCTGTCGAAAAAAGCTAGTTTCTAAAAGATCACTAAGGCCAGACCCAAACTTTGATGCACTCATCAGCAAAATTTATCCAAGTCGTGATGAGTATGAAGCTCATCAGGAGAGAGTATTGGCTAGGATCAACAAGCACAATAATCAGCAAGCACTCAGTCACAGCATTGAGGAAGGACTGAAGATACAGGCCATGAACAG ATTACAGCgaggcaagaaacaacaaatcGAAAATGGTAGTGGAGCAGAAGATAATGGTGACAGTTCTCACTGTAGTAATGCTTCCACGCACAGTAATCAGGAAGCAGGACCTAGTAACAAACGGACCAAAACATCTGATGATTCCGGGCTTGAGCTTGATAATAACAATGCAACAGTGGCAATTGATCCAGTAATGGATGGTGCTAGTGAAATTGAATTAGTATTCAGGCCTCATCCTACACTAATGGAAAAAGATGATAGTGCACAGACAAG gtACATAAAGACTTCAGGTAATGCCACTGTTGATCACTTATCCAAGTATCTGGCTGTGAGGTTAGCTTTGGAAGAACTTCGAAGCAAAGGAGAATCAAACCAGATGAACCTTGATACAGCCAGTGAGAAGCAGTATACCATTTACATAGCAACAGCCAGTGGGCAGTTCACT gtaTTAAAtggctctttttctttggaattggTCAGTGAGAAATACTGGAAAGTGAACAAACCCATGGAACTTTATTATGCACCCACAAAGGAGCACAAATGA